A stretch of Cicer arietinum cultivar CDC Frontier isolate Library 1 chromosome 5, Cicar.CDCFrontier_v2.0, whole genome shotgun sequence DNA encodes these proteins:
- the LOC101495460 gene encoding 3beta,22alpha-dihydroxysteroid 3-dehydrogenase-like, with product MAYFLFLIIMIVFFVFLFLLRQSRYRRLRLPPGSLGLPFIGETLQLISAYKSENPEPFIDQRVNRYGSIFTTHVFGEPTVFSADPETNRFILMNEGKLFECSYPGSISNLLGKHSLLLMKGSLHKRMHSLTMSFANSSIIKDHLLFDIDRLIRLNLDSWSDRVFLMEEAKKITFELTVKQLMSFDPDEWTESLRKEYMLVIEGFFTLPFPLFSTTYRRAIKARRKVAEELTMIVRQRRKESDIISEEKKNDMLGALLASGEHFCDEEIVDFMLALLVAGYETTSTIMTLAVKFLTETPLALAQLKEEHEQIRARSEPEAALEWTDYKSMPFTQCVVNETLRVANIIGGIFRRATTDIDIKGYTIPKGWKVFASFRAVHLDPQHFKDARTFNPWRWQNNSEAVASPVNVYTPFGGGPRLCPGYELARVVLSVFLHRIVTRFSWIPAXXXXSYYSEEERRIKIKHENWEHGRYKEDKRKLRV from the exons ATGGCTTATTTTCTCTTCTTAATCATCATGATCGTCTTCTTCGTCTTTCTCTTCCTTCTCCGGCAGAGCCGTTACCGCCGACTCCGGTTACCGCCGGGGAGTCTCGGTTTACCGTTCATCGGAGAAACCTTACAGCTCATATCAGCATACAAGAGTGAAAATCCTGAGCCTTTCATCGACCAACGAGTAAACCGGTACGGTTCAATCTTCACAACTCACGTTTTCGGTGAACCGACAGTTTTCTCGGCTGACCCGGAAACGAACCGGTTCATTCTTATGAACGAAGGGAAACTCTTTGAATGTAGTTACCCCGGTTCGATATCGAATCTTCTTGGAAAACACTCGCTACTTCTCATGAAAGGTTCTCTTCATAAGAGAATGCATTCTCTCACTATGAGCTTCGCTAATTCTTCTATTATTAAGGATCATCTTCTCTTTGATATAGACCGGCTCATCCGGCTCAACTTGGATTCGTGGTCCGACCGGGTTTTTCTTATGGAGGAGGCCAAGAAG ATAACATTTGAGCTGACAGTGAAACAACTGATGAGCTTCGATCCAGATGAATGGACTGAGAGTTTAAGGAAAGAGTACATGCTTGTTATTGAAGGATTTTTCACTCTACCTTTCCCTCTTTTCTCTACCACCTACCGCAGAGCCATCAAG GCAAGAAGGAAGGTGGCAGAGGAACTGACAATGATTGTGAGGCAAAGGAGAAAAGAGAGTGACATTATAAGCGAAGAGAAAAAGAATGACATGCTTGGAGCATTGTTGGCTTCAGGTGAACACTTTTGTGACGAGGAAATAGTGGATTTTATGTTGGCTTTGCTCGTTGCTGGTTACGAAACAACTTCTACTATAATGACTCTTGCCGTCAAGTTCCTCACTGAGACTCCTTTAGCCTTGGCACAACTCAAG GAAGAGCATGAACAAATCAGAGCAAGGAGTGAGCCAGAGGCAGCACTAGAGTGGACAGATTACAAGTCAATGCCATTTACTCAATGC GTTGTGAATGAGACCTTAAGGGTGGCAAACATAATTGGTGGGATATTTAGGAGAGCAACAACAGACATCGACATAAAAG GTTACACTATTCCTAAGGGATGGAAGGTGTTTGCATCATTTCGTGCTGTGCATTTGGATCCACAACATTTCAAAGACGCACGCACCTTTAATCCATGGAGATGGCAG AATAACTCGGAAGCTGTAGCAAGCCCTGTGAATGTATATACACCATTTGGAGGAGGACCAAGGTTGTGCCCTGGCTATGAGCTTGCTAGGGTTGTACTTTCGGTCTTCCTTCACCGCATCGTCACTCGCTTCAG TTGGATTCCTGCTNNNNNNNNNNTATCCTATTATAGTGAGGAGGAGAGAAGGATCAAGATCAAGCATGAGAATTGGGAACACGGGAGATACAAGGAGGATAAAAGAAAGCTGAGAGTATAG
- the LOC101495791 gene encoding nuclear pore complex protein NUP88, whose translation MKMTVEPTYSPSPTPKEEVEWVPLPKHPLFTSISHGGSVTFSRNLLAWDGASRLYFWDSNNNCLHRLSLRLGDPDPTSVLAASPSKVLRTDIVLDFDVHRISINRNGTAILLFGSERLCVMYLYGRTSKKDVNLICRTITVGSQTHSLGNNDIRVLEALWHPYSDTHLGILSSDSVFRLFNLAVDPLQPEQEYYLQPTGPGRSRNASSMCPVGFSFGGEHLWDRFSVFVAFSDGAIYLICPVVPFGSLIKCESLLELHNDAHTFGLISANSVAASNSKLAISWLEATFPELQHQETEGNSLSMLRAHAYAVFDASLVLQGPLRRVGQSGNEDLVGRSAECEGRAVSFLYNSVSKDSILVTAWSGGQLQIDALADEIQPVWSVGSPPRLRLDSHDEILGLAMICESISGSRQEKLDHNAGLVNPPPLLRLAIVDLALPRRAENSYNIALVIDTLMPERIYALHDGGIDSIVLHFLPFTSQTNGKDDTMKTPSVHPVLNTCQSGCTSEPSLCGFVSLSDSFGYSWIVAVTHSQECVVLEMKTLNLLLPLSIDMEKNPIQSEGQSKERYIQPIISKELLSGPKEVIIPWASQSLRSVAADSIEGRSTLHQYFKLFHETYVEYAHKVHLELKHHAPQLKKIINDQHSRLGDAQQKLLKVEEKESILQKTVDRVTQMHNSLEERLQRLRNLPGAHKKPLSRAERQFKSELDHFKEVELDALHSSVEALSARLRRHTQASKAIQQQKKMPGKKIGAGDDQISILKSSLEKLSLVNTENSKKVKLVESTLSNKERISGESSLPMLKNS comes from the exons ATGAAGATGACAGTGGAACCAACCTACTCTCCAAGTCCAACTCCCAAAGAAGAAGTCGAATGGGTCCCACTCCCAAAACACCCTCTCTTCACCTCCATCTCTCACGGCGGTTCCGTCACATTTTCCCGAAACCTACTTGCTTGGGACGGAGCCTCTCGCCTTTATTTCTGGGACTCCAACAATAACTGCCTTCATCGTCTATCTCTTCGCCTCGGCGATCCTGATCCTACTTCCGTTCTCGCCGCTTCTCCCTCTAAG GTGTTGCGAACGGATATTGTGCTTGACTTTGATGTTCATAGAATCTCCATCAATAGGAATGGAACAGCGATACTTCTTTTCGGTTCTGAAAGACTTTGTGTTATGTATCTTTATGGACGCACATCTAAGAAGGACGTAAATTTGATTTGCAG GACTATTACTGTTGGTTCTCAAACACATTCCCTTGGAAACAATGATATTCGTGTATTGGAAGCATTATGGCACCCTTACAGTGATACCCATTTGGGTATCCTTTCTTCCGACTCAGTTTTTAG GCTTTTCAATCTGGCGGTGGATCCTTTGCAACCAGAGCAAGAATATTATTTACAGCCTACGGGGCCTGGTAGATCCAGAAATGCCTCATCAATGTGCCCAGTTGGTTTCTCTTTTGGCGGAGAGCACTTGTGGGACAGGTTTAGT GTTTTTGTTGCATTCAGCGATGGGGCTATCTATTTAATTTGCCCTGTTGTTCCATTTGGAAG TCTCATCAAATGTGAATCTCTATTAGAATTACACAATGATGCTCATACATTTGGGCTAATATCAGCCAACTCTGTAGCGGCTAGTAATTCAAAGTTGGCAATCTCCTGGCTAGAAGCAACATTTCCTGAGTTACAGCATCAAGAAACTGAAGGAAACAGCTTGTCTATGCTAAGAGCTCATGCTTATGCTGTATTTGATGCATCTCTTGTCTTGCAG GGACCTCTGCGAAGAGTAGGTCAGAGTGGAAATGAAGATTTGGTCGGTCGTAGTGCTGAATGTGAGGGTCGTGCTGTTAGTTTTCTCTACAATTCAGTCAGCAAAGACTCTATCTTGGTGACTGCCTGGAGTGGTGGGCAATTACAGATAGATGCTCTAGCTGATGAAATCCAACCTGTTTGGAGTGTTGGCAGTCCACCTCGTCTTCGTCTTGATTCCCACGACGAAATTCTTGGCCTTGCTATGATTTGTGAATCAATTTCTGGCAGTCGTCAGGAGAAGCTTGATCATAATGCCGGGTTGGTTAATCCACCCCCTTTGCTGAGATTGGCTATTGTTGATTTGGCTCTGCCACGAAGAGCAGAAAACAGTTATAATATTGCATTGGTCATTGATACCCTTATGCCAGAGAGAATATATGCCCTTCATGATGGAGGGATTGACTCGATAGTGTTGCATTTTCTTCCATTTACAAGTCAGACAAATGGAAAGGATGATACAATGAAGACACCTTCTGTACATCCTGTTCTAAACACTTGCCAGAGTGGATGCACTTCAGAGCCTTCACTCTGCGGTTTTGTGTCATTGTCAGATTCATTTGGATATTCCTGGATTGTAGCTGTTACCCATTCTCAAGAATGTGTTGTGCTTGAGATGAAAACTTTGAACCTCTTGCTTCCGTTAAGTATTGATATGGAGAAGAATCCCATTCAATCAGAGGGGCAATCAAAAGAGAGATATATACAACCAATAATTAGCAAAGAACTACTTAGTGGGCCCAAGGAGGTAATTATTCCATGGGCCTCTCAAAGTTTACGTTCAGTTGCAGCTGACTCAATTGAAGGCCGATCAACATTGCACCAGTATTTCAAGTTGTTTCATGAAACTTATGTGGAATATGCACATAAG GTGCATCTGGAACTCAAGCATCATGCGCCTCAGTTGAAGAAAATCATTAATGATCAACATTCTCGATTAGGTGATGCACAGCAGAAACTTTTGAAAGTTGAGGAGAAAGAGTCTATATTACAGAAAACGGTTGATCGTGTAACTCAAATGCACAATTCTTTGGAGGAGCGCTTACAACGATTAAGGAACTTACCTGGTGCTCACAAAAAACCACTGTCCAGAGCAGAGCGACAGTTTAAGTCTGAACTTG ACCACTTCAAGGAAGTTGAGTTGGATGCTTTGCATTCTTCTGTTGAGGCGCTAAGTGCGAGGCTGAGAAGGCACACACAAGCTTCAAAAGCTattcaacaacaaaagaaaatgcCAGGGAAGAAAATTGGTGCTGGAGATGACCAGATATCCATACTCAAATCGTCGCTTGAAAAACTTTCACTTGTAAATACTGAAAATTCAAAGAAAGTTAAGCTTGTTGAGTCCACATTGAGTAACAAAGAAAGAATCAGTGGAGAATCCAGTCTTCCTATGCTTAAAAACAGTTAG